A region from the Acidobacteriota bacterium genome encodes:
- a CDS encoding general secretion pathway protein GspK, whose translation MKETLWTPSIPGFDPGGRARSQGGVILIGLLWILTALGVIALSFARESFVEVTAARNAQSLERSGFVARAGIETAVYRLLAKRLDRSVRQAATAALPDPIDAGILKGAFAGGVYEVEIQDESGKLNVNTVSEAQLAALIEAAGIPQPDSGIILESILDWRDQDTAHRTNGAEDDYYQALDPPYGAKNGRIDTTEELLLVRGVTPEYFYGRYEQGPDGATVVRFGLARLLTVYSTRSQVNVNYAPLPVLLSIPGMPEDAARAIYEQRKISPFRDLAEMRSAIPFPVGTWGSQLTTAQTGVFTLTAAAREENSKARRVIRTIISLSPGATEPYQTLYWNENVSDYESTAP comes from the coding sequence ATGAAGGAGACCCTTTGGACCCCATCGATCCCGGGCTTCGACCCGGGCGGCCGCGCCCGCTCGCAGGGGGGCGTCATCCTGATCGGGCTCCTCTGGATCCTGACGGCGCTCGGGGTGATCGCCCTGAGTTTCGCCCGGGAGAGCTTCGTGGAAGTGACCGCCGCGCGCAACGCGCAGTCGCTGGAACGATCGGGCTTCGTGGCCAGGGCCGGGATCGAAACCGCCGTTTACCGCCTGCTGGCGAAACGGCTCGACCGCTCGGTGCGGCAGGCGGCCACCGCGGCGCTCCCCGACCCGATCGACGCGGGGATCCTCAAGGGGGCCTTCGCCGGCGGGGTCTACGAGGTGGAGATCCAGGACGAATCGGGCAAGCTCAACGTCAACACGGTATCCGAAGCCCAGCTCGCCGCCCTGATCGAGGCGGCCGGAATCCCCCAGCCGGACTCCGGCATCATCCTGGAATCGATCCTGGACTGGAGGGACCAGGACACCGCGCACCGGACCAACGGGGCCGAAGACGACTATTACCAGGCCCTCGACCCCCCCTACGGGGCGAAAAACGGGAGGATCGACACGACCGAGGAGCTCCTGCTGGTGCGCGGCGTCACCCCGGAATATTTCTACGGCCGCTACGAGCAGGGGCCGGACGGCGCCACCGTGGTCCGCTTCGGCCTGGCGCGGCTTCTGACCGTCTATTCCACGCGCAGCCAGGTGAACGTCAACTACGCCCCCCTGCCGGTGCTCCTGTCCATCCCGGGGATGCCTGAGGATGCGGCCCGGGCGATCTACGAACAGCGGAAGATCAGCCCTTTCAGGGATTTGGCCGAGATGCGGAGCGCCATCCCCTTTCCGGTCGGGACCTGGGGCTCCCAGCTCACGACGGCCCAGACCGGCGTCTTCACCCTCACGGCGGCGGCGCGTGAAGAAAATAGTAAGGCGCGCAGGGTCATCCGCACTATAATCAGTCTCAGCCCGGGAGCGACCGAACCTTACCAGACCCTGTACTGGAACGAAAACGTCTCTGATTACGAAAGCACGGCGCCATGA
- a CDS encoding prepilin-type N-terminal cleavage/methylation domain-containing protein: MKEMKEERSEGTRTESGFTLLELIVALTLVALMAAALWAAFSISLRSWSTGTARIEAGQAHRYLLDTTRKQIASAYPLQAQATGTQSTGPQPAAPSPVFYGTSEGLMFVSLSSRRFFESPGLTLAAYRAVPDDGGTVALVAGERRYTGGEVDPEAPPEGSALFNGLAECVFEYFDPGREGDEARWVPEWDGSASGTLPAAVRLTLVSPGAGSGGAGRQMVIPIRARDTLTASSVLNPFAAGGRGARGRPRGATEGGPQGGMRGGPRGRMPEGMPEGIRGGPRGRFPEGMPEGIRGGPRGRFPEGMPEGMPDGRRGGRRGMGGRP; this comes from the coding sequence GTGAAAGAGATGAAGGAAGAGCGATCGGAAGGGACACGCACCGAATCGGGCTTCACGCTGCTGGAGCTCATCGTCGCCCTCACGCTCGTGGCCCTGATGGCCGCGGCGCTGTGGGCCGCCTTCAGCATCAGCCTCCGCTCCTGGTCCACGGGCACCGCCCGGATCGAGGCCGGCCAGGCGCACCGGTATCTCCTCGACACCACCCGGAAGCAGATAGCGTCCGCCTACCCCCTCCAGGCGCAGGCGACCGGCACGCAGTCGACCGGCCCGCAGCCGGCCGCCCCTTCCCCGGTGTTTTACGGGACGAGCGAGGGGCTCATGTTCGTGAGCCTCAGCTCGCGCCGCTTTTTCGAGAGCCCCGGGCTGACGCTCGCCGCCTACCGGGCGGTGCCGGACGACGGCGGGACGGTGGCCCTCGTCGCCGGGGAGAGGCGCTATACCGGGGGGGAGGTCGATCCGGAGGCGCCGCCGGAGGGGAGTGCGCTCTTCAACGGCCTCGCCGAGTGCGTGTTCGAATATTTCGACCCCGGCCGGGAGGGGGACGAGGCCCGGTGGGTGCCCGAGTGGGACGGGAGCGCGTCGGGGACCCTTCCCGCGGCCGTCCGCCTGACGCTGGTGTCCCCCGGAGCAGGGAGCGGGGGAGCCGGGCGGCAGATGGTGATCCCCATCCGCGCCCGTGACACCCTCACGGCCTCTTCCGTCCTGAACCCCTTCGCCGCGGGGGGCCGGGGGGCGCGGGGCCGGCCTCGCGGCGCGACGGAAGGCGGTCCGCAGGGTGGGATGCGGGGCGGGCCGCGGGGCAGAATGCCGGAGGGGATGCCGGAAGGGATCCGGGGCGGGCCGCGGGGCAGATTCCCGGAGGGGATGCCGGAGGGGATCCGGGGCGGGCCGCGGGGCAGATTCCCGGAGGGGATGCCGGAGGGGATGCCCGACGGGAGACGGGGCGGAAGGCGCGGCATGGGAGGACGGCCATAA
- a CDS encoding prepilin-type N-terminal cleavage/methylation domain-containing protein, with amino-acid sequence MNRRTRGAEGFTLLEVVVTLTVLAVGVSLTLSLISGSLGNIRKVQSRARVVEHARTVMELALLDGNIRAATAFTGDFEDGTRWSVQVEEYLPELPEGTDAAALERLGSRLLRYRVEMFPPGSGTPDFGLETLKLVSTAGESLPAGPEPQ; translated from the coding sequence ATGAACCGCCGGACGCGCGGCGCCGAGGGGTTCACCCTGCTCGAAGTCGTGGTGACGCTGACGGTCCTGGCCGTCGGGGTGTCGCTGACCCTGTCGCTGATTTCGGGCTCGCTGGGAAACATCCGCAAGGTGCAGTCCCGCGCCCGCGTCGTGGAGCATGCGCGGACCGTCATGGAACTGGCGCTGCTCGACGGGAACATCCGGGCGGCGACGGCGTTTACGGGCGATTTCGAGGACGGCACCCGCTGGTCGGTCCAGGTGGAGGAGTACCTGCCCGAGCTGCCCGAGGGGACGGACGCCGCGGCGCTCGAGCGCCTGGGGTCGCGCCTCCTGCGCTACCGGGTGGAGATGTTCCCCCCCGGGTCGGGGACCCCCGATTTCGGGCTCGAAACCCTCAAGCTGGTGTCCACCGCCGGGGAGAGCCTCCCCGCCGGACCGGAGCCGCAGTGA
- a CDS encoding prepilin-type N-terminal cleavage/methylation domain-containing protein codes for MTSPAGNRPGNGDEGERGFTLIELIVVLVILAAAMAVSYPSFTRGSAAVALRASARDVLNTFRHAREKAVTEQIGLRLAIDRERGELVLADSAGREAGRYTLPGEVAIERLALGEREIHDGGMVVRFMPNGSFEGAQVVLRSRTGSRLRIVSDPARGGARIETGPLEAFP; via the coding sequence ATGACATCACCAGCTGGAAATAGGCCGGGGAACGGGGACGAGGGGGAGCGGGGGTTCACCCTGATCGAGCTCATCGTGGTGCTCGTCATCCTGGCGGCGGCGATGGCCGTCTCCTACCCCTCCTTCACCCGGGGGTCGGCGGCCGTGGCGCTGCGCGCCTCGGCGCGCGACGTCCTCAACACCTTCCGGCACGCGCGGGAGAAGGCCGTCACCGAGCAGATCGGCCTCCGCCTCGCCATCGACCGGGAGAGGGGGGAACTGGTCCTCGCGGACTCCGCGGGGAGGGAGGCGGGCCGCTACACCCTCCCCGGGGAGGTCGCCATCGAACGCCTGGCGCTCGGGGAGCGGGAGATCCATGACGGGGGGATGGTCGTGCGCTTCATGCCCAACGGGAGTTTCGAGGGGGCCCAGGTCGTGCTGCGGTCGCGCACCGGGTCGCGCCTGCGCATCGTCTCCGATCCCGCGCGCGGAGGGGCCCGCATCGAGACCGGCCCCCTGGAGGCCTTCCCATGA
- the gspG gene encoding type II secretion system major pseudopilin GspG, translating into MRGRVKRPGPESGWSLIELIVVLVILGLLAAVVGPKVYDKLAKSKDQIAIIQINELEQALNLFAFEIGRFPDTGEGLQALVQNPGGIDTWKGPYLTKGVPRDPWDRPYTYRSPGLHGDFDLFSFGADGAEGTDDDITSWK; encoded by the coding sequence ATGCGGGGAAGAGTGAAGAGGCCGGGACCGGAATCGGGGTGGTCCCTCATCGAGCTGATCGTCGTCCTGGTGATCCTCGGCCTGCTGGCCGCGGTGGTGGGGCCGAAAGTGTACGACAAGCTGGCCAAGAGCAAGGACCAGATCGCCATCATCCAGATCAACGAGCTGGAGCAGGCGCTGAACCTGTTCGCCTTCGAAATCGGCCGCTTCCCCGACACGGGCGAGGGGCTGCAGGCCCTGGTGCAGAACCCGGGCGGCATAGACACCTGGAAGGGCCCCTACCTGACCAAGGGGGTGCCCCGGGACCCCTGGGACCGCCCGTACACCTACCGCAGCCCGGGCCTGCACGGCGATTTCGATCTCTTCTCCTTCGGAGCGGACGGGGCTGAAGGAACCGACGATGACATCACCAGCTGGAAATAG
- a CDS encoding type II secretion system F family protein, giving the protein MPAYSYRASTMEGKIVEGSMEAADDGSVALKLQEMGMLPIRIGAATRPSVLAREVEWPWKTRRLRSRDLLLFTSELRTLVHAGFPLDRSLAILGQLAESPAMAEVIQGVLREVKGGRSFSEGLARHPEVFPKVYVSMVKAGETGGALDEILARLADYLESGAELRSYILGAMIYPALLSAVGLVSVTILTLFVVPRFAGIFRDMGVPPPLPLAILGGLGNLVSGYWWVGVLAAVASVWWLRKFRAGEEGRTRWDRRLLRIPLVGTVLRKMEVARFSRTLGTLLHGGVPLLQAMTIVRDVVGNRSIARMIDPIRNGIKKGEGIAQPMKQSGVFPPLAMHLVEVGEESGKLDAMLVEVANVYDVDVRTSIKRIISFFEPALILLMGLIIGTIVVSMLLAIFSINDIPL; this is encoded by the coding sequence ATGCCGGCATACAGCTACCGCGCCAGCACGATGGAGGGGAAGATCGTCGAGGGCTCCATGGAGGCCGCCGACGACGGGAGCGTCGCCCTGAAGCTCCAGGAGATGGGAATGCTCCCCATCCGCATCGGGGCCGCGACGCGCCCATCGGTCCTGGCGCGCGAGGTGGAATGGCCCTGGAAAACGCGCCGCCTCCGTTCCAGGGACCTGCTCCTGTTCACCTCCGAGCTCCGCACCCTCGTCCACGCGGGGTTCCCCCTCGACCGCAGCCTGGCCATCCTCGGCCAGCTCGCCGAGAGCCCGGCCATGGCCGAGGTGATCCAGGGGGTGCTCCGGGAGGTCAAGGGGGGGAGATCGTTCTCGGAAGGGCTGGCCCGGCACCCGGAAGTGTTCCCGAAGGTGTACGTCAGCATGGTGAAGGCGGGGGAAACCGGGGGGGCGCTCGACGAAATCCTCGCCCGGCTGGCCGACTACCTGGAATCGGGGGCGGAACTCCGCTCCTACATCCTCGGCGCCATGATCTACCCCGCGCTCCTGTCGGCGGTGGGGCTGGTGAGCGTGACCATCCTGACCCTCTTCGTGGTCCCCCGGTTCGCCGGCATCTTCCGGGACATGGGGGTGCCCCCCCCGCTGCCGCTGGCCATCCTCGGCGGCCTGGGGAACCTGGTCTCCGGATACTGGTGGGTGGGGGTGCTCGCGGCCGTCGCCTCCGTCTGGTGGCTGCGGAAGTTCCGAGCCGGCGAGGAGGGGCGGACCCGGTGGGACCGCCGGCTGCTCAGGATCCCCCTGGTCGGCACCGTGCTCCGCAAGATGGAGGTGGCCCGCTTCTCCCGCACCCTGGGGACCCTGCTCCACGGCGGGGTGCCGCTGCTGCAGGCGATGACCATAGTGCGCGACGTCGTCGGCAACCGGAGCATCGCCAGGATGATCGACCCGATCCGCAACGGCATCAAGAAGGGTGAAGGAATCGCCCAGCCGATGAAGCAGAGCGGCGTCTTCCCCCCCCTGGCCATGCACCTCGTGGAGGTGGGGGAGGAATCGGGGAAGCTGGACGCCATGCTCGTCGAGGTCGCCAACGTCTACGACGTCGACGTCCGCACGAGCATCAAGCGAATCATCTCGTTCTTCGAACCGGCGCTCATCCTGCTGATGGGCCTCATCATCGGGACCATCGTGGTCTCCATGCTGCTGGCCATTTTCAGCATCAACGACATTCCTTTGTGA
- the gspE gene encoding type II secretion system ATPase GspE has translation MSIRIETLKSKNLIGQVFLERGLIDAEELRTALGLQAESREKLGKLLVDLGYVSEKDCLAVVSEQIGVPAVSAADYPKVPVLDGVLAFRFMKQCRFVPVGLENGCLALSMADPLDGATLDAVRQATGYELRPLLGAESEILDALENYYGSSASTLGRIIEGIDEGEIENLSDEIDDIEQLKDLASEAPVIRLVNLLISRAIESRASDIHIEPFEKDLKVRYRIDGILHDVESPPKKLKAAVISRIKIMARLNIAERRLPQDGRIKLKVLGKEIDLRVSTLPTLYGESVVMRILDKSNTDLYDIRRLGFPEDALHAFEALIRRPHGIFLVTGPTGSGKTTTLYSALSTINLPDKKIITIEDPIEYQIEGVNQIHVNPQIGLTFGAGLRHIVRQDPDVIMVGEIRDLETAEIAIRAALTGHLVFSTLHTNDAPSAITRLIDMGAEDYLIASSLLGVLAQRLVRVICPHCRTEIHPVPEVLEEIGFRPGGVPGVPDRFYEGRGCERCSNTGFIGRMGIYELMEISDEIRKMTIGKADAGQIRKKALENGMRSLREDGWLKVRRGITSIAEVLRVTQEEA, from the coding sequence GTGAGCATCAGGATCGAAACTCTCAAATCAAAGAACCTCATCGGGCAGGTTTTCCTGGAACGCGGCCTCATCGACGCGGAGGAACTGCGGACGGCCCTCGGGCTGCAGGCGGAATCGCGTGAAAAACTGGGCAAGCTCCTGGTCGATCTCGGCTACGTTTCCGAGAAGGACTGCCTCGCCGTGGTGAGCGAACAGATCGGCGTCCCCGCGGTCTCCGCCGCCGACTACCCGAAGGTGCCGGTGCTCGACGGGGTGCTCGCCTTCCGGTTCATGAAGCAGTGCCGCTTCGTCCCGGTCGGCCTGGAAAACGGCTGCCTGGCCCTGTCGATGGCCGACCCGCTCGACGGCGCGACCCTCGACGCCGTCCGGCAGGCGACGGGATACGAGCTGCGGCCGCTGCTGGGGGCCGAGAGCGAGATCCTGGACGCGCTCGAGAACTACTACGGGTCCTCCGCCAGCACCCTGGGGAGGATCATCGAGGGGATCGACGAGGGGGAGATCGAAAACCTCTCCGACGAGATCGACGACATCGAGCAGCTGAAGGACCTGGCGAGCGAGGCCCCCGTCATCCGGCTGGTCAACCTGCTGATCTCCCGGGCGATCGAGAGCCGCGCCAGCGACATCCACATCGAGCCGTTCGAAAAGGACCTCAAGGTGCGCTACCGGATCGACGGTATCCTCCACGACGTCGAATCCCCGCCGAAAAAGCTGAAGGCCGCCGTCATCAGCCGGATCAAGATCATGGCCCGGCTCAACATCGCCGAGCGGCGGCTCCCCCAGGACGGCAGGATCAAGCTCAAGGTTCTCGGGAAGGAGATCGACCTGCGCGTCTCCACCCTCCCCACCCTCTACGGGGAGAGCGTGGTGATGCGCATCCTCGACAAGAGCAACACCGACCTGTACGACATCCGCCGGCTCGGCTTCCCCGAGGACGCCCTCCACGCGTTCGAGGCCCTCATCCGCCGCCCGCACGGGATCTTCCTGGTGACGGGGCCGACCGGGAGCGGCAAGACCACGACCCTGTACAGTGCGCTCTCCACCATCAACCTCCCCGACAAGAAGATCATCACCATCGAGGACCCGATCGAATACCAGATCGAGGGGGTGAACCAGATCCACGTGAACCCGCAGATCGGGCTGACCTTCGGCGCCGGCCTGCGCCACATCGTGCGCCAGGACCCCGACGTCATCATGGTCGGGGAGATCCGCGACCTGGAGACGGCCGAGATCGCCATCCGGGCGGCGCTGACGGGGCACCTGGTCTTCTCGACCCTGCACACCAACGACGCGCCGAGCGCCATCACCCGCCTGATCGACATGGGGGCGGAGGATTACCTGATCGCCTCCTCCCTCCTGGGCGTGCTGGCGCAGCGCCTGGTGCGCGTCATCTGCCCCCACTGCAGGACCGAGATCCACCCGGTGCCCGAGGTGCTGGAGGAGATCGGGTTCCGCCCGGGCGGCGTCCCGGGGGTGCCCGACCGCTTCTACGAGGGGCGCGGGTGCGAACGCTGCAGCAACACCGGTTTCATCGGCCGGATGGGGATCTACGAGCTGATGGAGATCAGCGACGAGATCCGCAAGATGACGATCGGGAAGGCGGACGCCGGCCAGATCCGGAAGAAGGCGCTCGAAAACGGCATGCGGTCGCTCCGGGAGGACGGCTGGCTCAAGGTGCGCCGCGGGATCACGAGCATCGCCGAGGTGCTCCGCGTCACCCAGGAGGAAGCATGA
- the guaB gene encoding IMP dehydrogenase, with product MVKEIEIKEALTFDDVLLEPAYSDLLPSEVEISTLLTRNIRLNIPLLSAAMDTVTDSRMAIAMAQQGGIGVIHKNMTIEKQAEEVDRVKRSESGMIVNPITMSPDQKIHEAVEAMKHYKISGLPITSSGKLVGILTNRDLRFETRLNIKISELMTKENLITVPVGTTLEEAESILHRHRVEKLPVVDSKYRLKGLITVKDIQKKIAYPNACKDKLGRLRVGAGIGATGDFMDRAAALGKAGVDVLFIDTAHGHSARVIEAARQVKKRLPDIDLVAGNVATAEGTAALIKAGVDAVKVGMGPGSICTTRVVSGAGVPQITAIMECSRAAHKSGVPIIADGGIKFSGDISKALAAGGDSVMIGSLFAGTDESPGEAVLYQNRSYKVYRGMGSLEAMKAGSRDRYGQEGAFFEGKLVPEGIEGMVPFKGSVEVMIPQLTGGLRAGMGYCGCRSIEDLQKKARFIRITSFGLRESHVHDVLVTKEAPNYRTEL from the coding sequence ATGGTTAAAGAAATCGAGATCAAGGAAGCCCTTACGTTCGACGATGTCCTGCTGGAGCCCGCCTACAGCGACCTCCTCCCCTCGGAGGTGGAGATTTCCACCCTCCTGACCCGGAACATCCGCCTGAACATCCCGCTCCTGAGCGCGGCCATGGACACGGTGACCGATTCCCGGATGGCCATCGCCATGGCCCAGCAGGGGGGGATCGGCGTCATCCACAAGAACATGACGATCGAAAAGCAGGCGGAGGAGGTGGACCGGGTCAAGCGCTCCGAGAGCGGGATGATCGTCAACCCCATCACCATGTCCCCCGACCAGAAGATCCACGAAGCGGTCGAGGCGATGAAGCACTACAAGATCTCGGGGCTCCCCATCACCTCCAGCGGCAAGCTCGTCGGCATCCTGACCAACCGCGACCTGCGCTTCGAGACCCGCCTCAACATCAAGATCTCCGAACTGATGACCAAGGAAAACCTCATCACCGTCCCGGTGGGGACGACGCTGGAGGAGGCCGAGAGCATCCTGCACCGCCACCGGGTTGAGAAGCTCCCGGTCGTGGACAGCAAGTACCGGCTCAAGGGGCTGATCACGGTGAAGGACATCCAGAAGAAGATCGCCTACCCGAACGCGTGCAAGGACAAGCTGGGACGGCTGCGCGTCGGCGCCGGCATCGGCGCCACCGGCGACTTCATGGACCGGGCCGCGGCGCTGGGCAAGGCGGGGGTGGACGTCCTCTTCATCGACACCGCCCACGGCCATTCCGCCCGCGTCATCGAGGCCGCCCGGCAGGTCAAGAAACGGCTGCCCGACATCGACCTCGTCGCCGGCAACGTCGCCACCGCCGAGGGGACCGCCGCCCTCATCAAGGCCGGGGTGGACGCCGTGAAGGTGGGGATGGGCCCCGGTTCGATCTGCACCACCCGCGTCGTCAGCGGCGCCGGGGTGCCGCAGATCACGGCCATCATGGAATGCTCCCGGGCGGCCCACAAATCGGGGGTCCCCATCATCGCCGACGGGGGGATCAAGTTCTCGGGCGACATCTCCAAGGCGCTGGCCGCCGGGGGGGATTCCGTGATGATCGGCTCCCTCTTCGCGGGGACCGACGAAAGCCCCGGCGAGGCGGTCCTGTACCAGAACCGCAGCTACAAGGTCTACCGCGGCATGGGTTCGCTCGAAGCCATGAAGGCGGGGAGCCGCGACCGCTACGGCCAGGAGGGGGCGTTCTTCGAGGGGAAGCTGGTTCCGGAGGGGATCGAGGGGATGGTCCCGTTCAAGGGGAGCGTGGAGGTCATGATCCCCCAGCTGACCGGCGGGCTGCGCGCGGGGATGGGATACTGCGGCTGCCGCAGCATCGAGGACCTTCAGAAAAAGGCCCGGTTCATCCGCATCACCTCCTTCGGTCTCCGGGAAAGCCACGTCCACGACGTGCTGGTGACCAAGGAAGCGCCGAACTACCGCACCGAGCTGTAA